In a single window of the Acyrthosiphon pisum isolate AL4f chromosome X, pea_aphid_22Mar2018_4r6ur, whole genome shotgun sequence genome:
- the LOC100574414 gene encoding putative nuclease HARBI1, whose product MSRGVHNALLITEDSDSSDFEEEINNSIAPMTQLLITLRFYATGNFLITVGDFGGISVASAGKIVKRVSYALAFLSSRYIRLPETPEEKMELKVQFYGLARFPKVIGAIDCTHIKLQCPSKEYGELYRNRKGYFSLNVQALVNANLEFMDVVVRWPGSAHDSNIFANSRLKARIELPEFSDCIILGDSGYALSHYLLTPLARTTTNAERLYNESQIRTRNVVERSFGVWKRRFPVLFFGLRLKMETTMAVIQACAVLHNMARLQNDPQPPDDKENIKQLLSAEISEIEAATQPQINSPAQALRTALIMEHFSVL is encoded by the exons atgtctcGAGGTGTTCATAATGCGTTATTAATTACCGAAGATAGCGATTCGTCCGATTTTGAAGAAGAAAT aaataattcTATAGCTCCAATGACACAGTTGCTCATCACTTTAAGGTTTTAtgctactgggaattttttaaTCACAGTTGGTGACTTTGGTGGTATTAGTGTAGCATCTGCtggaaaaattgttaaaagaGTCAGTTATGCACTAGCTTTTTTAAGTAGTAG GTATATCAGATTACCAGAAACGCCTGAAGAGAAAATGGAGCTGAAGGTACAATTTTATGGTTTGGCTCGGTTTCCAAAAGTTATAGGGGCAATAGATTGCACCCACATAAAATTACAGTGTCCATCAAAAGAGTATGGTGAACTATACCGCAATAGAAAAGGGTATTTTTCGCTAAACGTCCAAGCATTGGTCAATGCCAATCTAGAATTTATGGATGTAGTTGTTCGTTGGCCAGGTTCAGCACACGATAGCAATATTTTTGCAAATAGTAGGCTAAAGGCACGAATAGAGCTTCCAGAGTTCTCCGACTGCATAATTCTGGGAGACTCAGGCTATGCACTTTCACATTATTTGCTAACTCCTTTGGCACGTACCACCACAAATGCAGAAAGGTTGTATAATGAGTCACAAATTAGGACTCGTAATGTGGTAGAGCGCTCATTTGGAGTCTGGAAACGCAGGTTTCCAGTACTGTTTTTTGGACTTCGtttaaaaatggagacaacGATGGCAGTCATTCAGGCATGTgcagtattacataatatggcaCGATTACAAAATGATCCACAACCACCAGatgataaagaaaatattaaacaacttTTAAGTGCTGAAATATCAGAAATAGAAGCAGCAACACAGCCACAAATTAACAGTCCAGCACAAGCTTTAAGAACTGCACTTATAATGGAACATTTTTCTGTTTTGTGA
- the LOC103308681 gene encoding uncharacterized protein LOC103308681, which translates to MPKTTPKRPRCTNFTPGEENTLVALAVKHATVLECRKSDHDVWGAKTEAWSQIQKQFIASTGKVRDVQNLKDKYENLKRKTKKVESDRKKNIFQTGGGASTSCSVKTSASHNMMLAVLGVSAVGLHNPFDGDKPGKSLINPEMIGNIDDGEDNVIVVKDGGEMELDMSSNMEYIQVHMGSDDEMDMPSVAVLVEDLPVQPSWTKWNPELLTQPKSTELLTPLSSKKTIKTTLGESVKQYSLGKLELINEQKKYFQNEDRRAQEKHDAEQLQAKEKQMLEKIKNKLVIEKLQLEINDLKKRSKD; encoded by the exons atgccgAAAACTACACCCAAACGACCGCGTTGTACTAATTTTACTCCCGGCGAAGAGAATACGTTGGTGGCGTTGGCTGTTAAGCACGCGACCGTTTTGGAATGCAGAAAATCCGATCACGATGTTTGGGGAGCCAAAACCGAGGCATGGAGTCAAATCCAAAAACAGTTTATTGCCTCAACAGGCAAAGTTAGAGAC gtacaaaatctGAAAGATAagtatgaaaatttgaaaagaaaaaccaaaaaagttGAGTCGGACAGAAAGAAAAATATCTTCCAAACAGGAGGTGGAGCAAGTACAAGTTGTTCTGTCAAGACCTCAGCTTCGCATAATATGATGCTTGCAGTTTTAGGGGTGTCAGCTGTAGGGTTACACAATCCTTTTGACGGAGATAAACCAG GGAAATCATTAATTAATCCTGAAATGATAGGAAATATTGATGATGGTGAGGATAATGTTATAGTAGTCAAAGATGGTGGTGAAATGGAGTTGGACATGAGTAGCAACATGGAATATATACAAGTGCATATG GGATCGGATGATGAAATGGATATGCCAAGTGTTGCAGTACTTGTGGAAGATTTACCAGTTCAACCTTCGTGGACCAAGTGGAATCCTGAACTACTAACACAACCAAAAAGTACTGAGTTGCTAACCCCTCTTTCAtcaaaaaaaaccataaaaactaCGTTAGGGGAAAGTGTAAAACAGTACTCTTTAGGGAAGCTAGAGttaattaatgaacaaaaaaaatacttccaAAATGAAGATAGGAGAGCTCAGGAGAAGCATGATGCTGAGCAATTACAAGCTAAAGAAAAGCAAATGTtggagaaaattaaaaataaactggtgATTGAAAAATTACAGCTTGAAATCAATGAccttaaaaaaa GATCTAAAGATTAA
- the LOC103308674 gene encoding uncharacterized protein LOC103308674 has protein sequence MLVSPVDNNAGGPCQGKQNFNQQSSLSHQKSKCSVRNVREPILASLQISSDEEPEANFYKNDTSTESNDREATVCSRIAKNDNCSTESNDREATGCNRIAKNGACMARPREESRAAKEPTRADVSRDDVKNSCGRQPSFDDEQQKSAGSSRQINEPWTGCESLLQVLTTTEANVCKNDNCTESNDREATGCSRIAKNGACGARPLEESRRAKEPTRADVSRDDLKKTSCCCQPTFDDEQQKGAWSSQRNNEPWAGRESLLQVSMPAVLPTKDPITDQKSTPPPTSNNRTLTNRTVTNRSDGILQEFQKELYKVEQRRVKLMRCIERKQRALMQENREMRTSLQNCCEQQSSGGEKQSLHDIRNRRPPQQDTRERRPSQHNTSERRPSQHNTSERRPSQYDTRVHRPSQNDTSERRPSQYDTRVHRPSQNDTNERRSSQYEIRERRSSHHDSRKCRTSQDDTRKCRPLQVDTRKRRPSHDDTRKRRKSQHGTRKRRPSQDNTRERRSSQYDLRGCQPSMLDARERQSSKGENRKQPQTSFVFECFCNIIGKDNSFNIEPATKQVSSRHNNNNAPNMAEVEVARKDAASTRRHGGSGRRNTPRNDATATSPDLAKQNRGRQDTFQPRGCPRLRVVDLLSFTNNSSVTTIGGNQKHNNRGWNEK, from the exons atGTTAGTCAGTCCAGTGGACAATAATGCAGGTGGTCCATGTCAGGGTAAACAGAATTTCAACCAACAGAGCAGTCTGTCGCATCAGAAGTCCAAATGTTCGGTGCGTAACGTTCGCGAACCAATACTTGCGAGCCTGCAGATCAGTTCCGATGAGGAACCAGAAGCAAACTTCTATAAAAACGACACCTCCACGGAGAGTAACGACAGAGAGGCCACTGTTTGTAGCAGGATCGCCAAGAATGACAACTGCAGCACGGAGAGTAACGACAGAGAGGCCACTGGTTGTAACAGGATCGCCAAGAACGGGGCCTGCATGGCTAGGCCACGTGAGGAAAGCAGGGCCGCTAAAGAGCCAACGAGAGCTGATGTGAGTAGAGACGATGTGAAGAACAGCTGTGGCCGTCAGCCGTCATTTGATGATGAGCAGCAGAAGAGTGCTGGGTCGTCACGACAGATCAACGAACCGTGGACGGGCTGCGAATCACTGCTACAGGTTTTGACTACTACGGAAGCAAACGTCTGTAAAAACGACAACTGCACGGAGAGTAACGACAGAGAGGCCACCGGTTGTAGCAGGATCGCCAAAAACGGGGCCTGCGGGGCTAGGCCTCTAGAGGAAAGTAGGCGCGCAAAAGAGCCAACGAGAGCTGATGTGAGTAGAGACGATTTGAAGAAGACCAGCTGTTGCTGTCAGCCGACATTCGATGACGAGCAGCAGAAGGGTGCATGGTCGTCGCAACGGAACAACGAACCGTGGGCGGGTCGCGAATCGCTGCTGCAGGTTTCGATGCCTGCGGTCCTGCCCACCAAAGACCCGATCACCGACCAAAAATCTACACCGCCGCCGACGTCAAACAATCGGACCCTGACCAACCGGACTGTGACCAACCGATCGGATGGTATACTGCAGGAATTTCAAAAAGAATTGTACAAGGTGGAACAGCGTCGGGTGAAATTGATGCGGTGCATCGAGCGCAAACAGCGAGCATTGATGCAAGAAAACCGGGAAATGCGAACATCACTACAAAACTGTTGTGAACAGCAGAGTTCAGGTGGCGAGAAACAGTCACTACATGACATCAGAAACCGTCGACCGCCGCAACAGGATACCAGGGAACGTCGACCGTCACAGCATAATACTAGCGAACGCCGGCCGTCACAGCATAATACTAGCGAACGCCGGCCGTCACAGTATGACACTAGAGTACATCGACCGTCGCAAAACGACACTAGCGAACGTCGACCGTCGCAGTACGACACTAGAGTACACCGACCGTCGCAAAACGACACTAACGAACGTCGATCTTCGCAGTACGAAATCAGAGAGCGTCGATCGTCCCATCACGACTCTAGAAAATGCCGAACGTCACAGGACGACACTAGAAAATGCCGACCGTTACAGGTCGACACTAGAAAACGCCGACCGTCACATGACGATACCAGAAAACGTCGAAAGTCCCAGCACGGCACTAGGAAACGCCGACCGTCACAGGACAATACCAGAGAACGCCGATCATCACAGTACGACCTTAGAGGATGCCAACCATCGATGCTCGACGCCAGAGAACGCCAAAGTTCGAAAGGCGAAAATCGTAAACAGCCACAGACCAGTTTTGTCTTCGAATGTTTCTGCAATATCATTGGGAAGGACAACAGTTTTAACATCGAACCGGCCACAAAACAG GTGTCGTCTCggcacaacaacaacaatgcCCCTAACATGGCCGAAGTGGAAGTTGCGAGAAAAGACGCCGCTTCAACTAGACGTCACGGTGGCTCCGGCCGCCGCAACACGCCACGGAATGACGCCACTGCGACGTCACCGGACTTGGCTAAGCAGAACCGTGGTCGTCAAGACACTTTCCAGCCACGCGGCTGCCCGCGTCTAAGGGTGGTGGATTTGTTAAGTTTTACCAATAACAGTTCTGTCACGACGATTGGTGGCAATCAAAAGCACAATAATCGAGGGtggaatgaaaaataa
- the LOC103308682 gene encoding uncharacterized protein LOC103308682, which yields MHNATHYHFKEDSELERNFFEKDYFAIRSQIQELTSVERPHNSTGVNASFAATTFHRARLPPIPLPKFNGNIQEWASYFDLFRAMVHNDDNYTAAQTFFHLRSSLEGPALDLVRAIPISDGNYEAAISQLVQWYDNHSLVVQSYIRSILNCPRVEESNLSTLQGLYSTVSTHVDQWASLLSSGTPGSLLSSLVD from the exons atgcataacgCAACCCATTaccatttta aagAGGATTCTGAGTTGGAAAGGAACTTTTTCGAAAAAGATTACTTCGCAATTAGATCGCAAATTCAAGAGCTTACTAGCGTGGAAAGACCTCATAATTCAACAGGTGTCAATGCGTCATTCGCCGCTACGACTTTCCATCGAGCTCGGTTACCACCTATACCACTTCCAAAGTTTAACGGTAACATACAAGAATGGGCTTCGTACTTTGATTTATTCCGAGCGATGGTTCATAATGACGACAACTATACCGCAGCACAGACATTTTTCCATTTGCGATCAAGTTTGGAAGGTCCGGCTCTGGATCTCGTCCGTGCTATTCCAATTAGCGATGGAAATTATGAGGCAGCCATCAGCCAGCTTGTGCAATGGTACGATAATCATAGTCTCGTGGTTCAATCATATATCCGGTCCATTCTCAACTGCCCTCGAGTAGAAGAATCAAACCTCAGTACTCTACAAGGACTATATTCCACAGTTTCCACTCATGTTGATCAATGGGCCAGCCTGTTGAGCAGTGGGACGCCTGGCTCGTTACTATCGTCACTGGTCGATTAG
- the LOC107883078 gene encoding uncharacterized protein LOC107883078: MSVLQYITSQRGKKLLVYKNYIHRQDRRDENKIIWRCNGNQKCLGRVHVSENDIVLKYVDHSHLSDVAKIQAKKTVEEIKTLAKENSLTTRAILGEGSSQLPAAVSAQLPNPRALKRTIQRVPQIKQIAPANPNSLRFEIPDSFKKTLCGEQFLFFDSADSGNFEDLILIFSTWKNLELLTYSKHWFADGIFSSCPNLFYQLYTIHTIQFSNVIPLVYILLPEKKENTYTTMFRNLKLIKPDLNPSSILIDFEKAVMNSIKTEFPQKKIQGCFFHSSQALWRHIQEYGLQTQYCNDPVFALELKKLAALPFVPIEKVIEYFEGLLEN, translated from the exons ATGTCTGTACTACAATATATAACAAGTCAAaggggaaaaaaattattagtatacaaaaattatattcatagacAGGACAGAcgagatgaaaataaaataatttggaggTGCAATGGAAATCAAAAGTGCCTAGGACGGGTCCATGTATCAGAAA atgatattgtattgaaatatgTAGACCATAGTCATTTATCAGACGTTGCTAAAATTCAAGCAAAGAAAACAGTCGAAGAAATAAAAACTCTTGCTAAAGAAAACAGTTTAACAACTCGTGCCATTCTTGGAGAAGGCTCTTCAcag ttacctGCTGCAGTATCAGCCCAACTACCGAACCCGAGAGCTTTAAAAAGAACAATACAGCGAGTACCCcaaattaaacaaattgctCCAGCCAACCCAAATTCTTTACGTTTCGAAATACcagattcatttaaaaaaacattatgtggagagcagtttcttttttttgacAGTGCTGATTCCGGAAATTTTGAAgacctaattttaattttttcgacaTGGAAAAATTTAGAACTTCTAACATATTCGAAACACTGGTTTGCTGACGGTATATTTTCATCATGTcccaatttattttaccaattatATACGATACATACAATTCAGTTTTCTAATGTCATACCgttggtatatattttgttaccggaaaaaaaagaaaacacttATACTACAATGTTccgtaatttaaaattaataaaaccagATTTAAATCCATCTTCAATTTTGATTGACTTCGAAAAAGCAGTGATGAATTCTATTAAAACTGAATTTCCTCAAAAGAAAATTCAAGGCTGTTTTTTCCATTCAAGTCAAGCCTTATGGAGGCATATTCAAGAATATGGTTTACAAACTCAATATTGTAACGACCCTGTATTTGCTCTGGAGTTGAAGAAATTGGCTGCTCTCCCTTTCGTTCCAATAGAAAAGGTAATAGAATACTTTGAAGgtcttttagaaaattaa
- the LOC100572027 gene encoding uncharacterized protein LOC100572027, whose protein sequence is MSELSKVKLVSGDRKKTQSGKGHVVKKIYRKVAEKQTDDIRKLSVNVGTNHAINAITEAKPKIQQKALNAPKKTVKKLISQSVTKSPTQKPSTKKNLSTKQPLNKIQKPNKKSPGVRNPNSTTVNKVETKIIKPAKRVIKEIPMIVTLPRDTTSRQEDGTKLSNPAEKQPVKVKRVLRKKLLSSLNGKTTKPKYVNSMAVETVLPISNNAKLFPAMTKQI, encoded by the exons ATGAGCGAATTATCGAAGGTCAAACTGGTTTCAGGTGACAGGAAAAAGACTCAAAGTGGAAAAGGACACGTAGTTAAAAAAATCTACCGAAAGGTCGCAGAAAAACAAACGGATGATATTAGAAAACTGTCGGTGAATGTTGGAACCAACCACGCGATAAATGCGATCACGGAAGCGAAACCCAAAATACAACAGAAAGCATTAAATGCCCCAAAAAAGACCGTTAAAAAATTGATCTCGCAATCGGTCACGAAATCACCGACGCAAAAACcgtctacaaaaaaaaacctgtcCACAAAACAACcgttaaacaaaattcaaaagcCTAACAAGAAGTCTCCAGGGGTGAGAAATCCAAATTCCACTACCGTGAATAAAGTTGAAACGAAGATAATAAAACCAGCAAAACGTGTTATAAAAGAAATTCCGATGATTGTTACATTGCCGAGAGATACAACGTCACGCCAGGAGGACGGAACGAAACTCTCTAATCCAGCTGAAAAACA GCCAGTAAAGGTCAAGCGAGTGTTGAGGAAAAAACTTTTGTCATCGTTGAATGGGAAAACTACGAAACCCAAGTACGTTAATTCGATGGCTGTAGAAACCGTACTACCCATCAGTAACAATGCTAAACTGTTTCCGGCCATGACCAAACAAAtatga